One Triticum dicoccoides isolate Atlit2015 ecotype Zavitan chromosome 4B, WEW_v2.0, whole genome shotgun sequence genomic window carries:
- the LOC119294913 gene encoding 1-aminocyclopropane-1-carboxylate synthase 1-like, with translation MVNKVADEPQLLSKKAGCNTHGQDSSYFLGWEEYEKNPFDAITNPSGIIQMGLAENQLSFDLVEEWLEKNPDALGLRRGAASVFRELALFQDYHGLPAFKNALARFMSEQRDYKVAFDPSNIVLTAGATSANEALMFCLADQGDAFLIPTPYYPGFDRDLKWRTGAEIVPVHCTSANGFRVTRSALDDAYRRAQKRRLRVKGVLITNPSNPLGTAVPRADLEMIVDFVAAKGIHLVSDEIYSGTAFSEPGFVSVLEVLAARAPLATEFALDDRVHVVYSLSKDLGLPGFRVGAIYSSNPAVVSAATKMSSFGLVSSQTQYLLAALLGDKDFTRRYLAENKRRIKERHDQLVDGLKEIGIACLESNAGLFCWVNMSHLMHTRSFEGEMTLWKKVVFDVGLNISPGSSCHCSEPGWFRVCFANMSAKTLDVAMQRLGEFVQTSSCKAAPAALRRAAGPARSMSCPLAMNMKWALRLTPSFADRKAER, from the exons ATGGTGAACAAGGTCGCCGATGAGCCGCAGCTGCTGTCCAAGAAGGCCGGATGCAACACCCACGGCCAGGACTCGTCCTACTTCCTGGGATGGGAGGAGTATGAGAAGAACCCCTTCGACGCCATCACCAACCCCAGCGGCATCATCCAGATGGGCCTCGCCGAGAACCAG CTGTCGTTCGACCTGGTGGAGGAGTGGCTGGAGAAGAACCCCGACGCGCTCGGCCTCCGCCGGGGAGCCGCGTCCGTCTTCCGCGAGCTCGCGCTCTTCCAGGACTACCACGGCCTCCCGGCCTTCAAAAAT GCATTGGCGAGGTTCATGTCAGAGCAGAGAGACTACAAGGTGGCGTTCGACCCCAGCAACATCGTGCTCACCGCCGGCGCCACCTCGGCCAACGAGGCGCTCATGTTCTGCCTCGCCGACCAGGGCGACGCATTCCTCATCCCCACCCCGTACTACCCAGG GTTCGACCGTGACCTCAAGTGGCGCACCGGGGCCGAGATCGTACCGGTGCACTGCACCAGCGCCAACGGCTTCCGGGTGACGCGCTCCGCCCTGGACGACGCGTACCGCCGCGCCCAGAAGCGCCGCCTGCGCGTCAAGGGCGTGCTCATCACCAACCCCTCCAACCCGCTAGGCACCGCCGTCCCGCGCGCCGACCTCGAGatgatcgtcgacttcgtcgccgccAAGGGCATCCACCTCGTCAGCGACGAGATATACTCCGGCACGGCATTCTCCGAGCCGGGCTTCGTCAGCGTCCTCGAGGTCCTGGCGGCGCGCGCCCCGCTCGCCACCGAGTTCGCGCTGGACGACCGCGTCCACGTCGTCTACAGCCTCTCCAAAGACCTCGGCCTCCCTGGCTTCCGCGTCGGCGCCATCTACTCCTCCAACCCCGCCGTGGTCTCGGCGGCGACCAAGATGTCCAGCTTCGGGCTCGTCTCCTCGCAGACGCAGTACCTCCTCGCCGCGCTCCTCGGGGACAAGGACTTCACCCGCAGGTACCTCGCCGAGAACAAGAGGCGGATCAAGGAGCGGCACGACCAGCTCGTGGACGGCCTCAAGGAGATCGGCATTGCGTGCCTGGAGAGCAACGCGGGGCTCTTCTGCTGGGTGAACATGAGCCACCTGATGCACACCCGGTCGTTCGAGGGGGAGATGACGCTGTGGAAGAAGGTGGTGTTCGACGTCGGGCTCAACATCTCCCCGGGGTCGTCGTGCCACTGCAGCGAGCCCGGGTGGTTCCGCGTCTGCTTCGCCAACATGTCCGCCAAGACGCTCGACGTGGCCATGCAGCGACTAGGGGAGTTCGTGCAGACCAGCAGCTGCAAGGCCGCACCCGCCGCACTGCGCCGCGCCGCCGGCCCCGCCAGGAGCATGAGCTGCCCGCTCGCCATGAACATGAAGTGGGCGCTCCGGCTCACCCCGAGCTTCGCCGACAGGAAGGCCGAGCGGTAG